One Tachysurus vachellii isolate PV-2020 chromosome 18, HZAU_Pvac_v1, whole genome shotgun sequence DNA segment encodes these proteins:
- the slc1a9 gene encoding solute carrier family 1 member 9 codes for MGLLLRYIPELDSDMLTLVSFPGDILMRMLKMLILPLVISSLITGLAGLDARSSGRMGTRAMVYYMSTTVIAAVLGVILVLGIHPGNPKLRTNQTSTGPSNQEVSSMDAFLDLIRNLFPENLVQACFQQVQTVVKKVPVPVSNQSEPVSVNRKKLEFKWGMNVLGLIGFFITFGVCMGKMGEKGKIMSEFFNILNEIIMKMVSMIMWYSPFGIASLICGKIAAIGDLEAVAQQLGMYMVTVIVGLIIHGGIILPVIFFSVTRKNPFTFYSGIFQAWITALGTASSAGTLPVTFRCLEENLKIDKRVTRFVLPIGATINMDGTALYEAVAAIFIAQMNGIELDGGQIVTVSMTATLASVGAASIPSAGLVTMLLILTAVGLPTQDISLLVAVDWLLDRLRTSINVVGDSFGAGIVDFLSRAELSQMDGDIPLSDEEFVPPPPLLTDIDLIDPICPPELPPRFPRPPKLNHHQQQQQQHQPHQQHHHFHPAASLSHSRSYSTRSARSLSPRSVQSPSPLSVCSHSPRPHRTHSPRLLNRRSDHAYCALPTHDPQASTLPRDHRERRRERERGSEKLRRRERGRESETEEDEERERMMDEGSEGEESDDTAYDRSHAIAPCELP; via the exons ATGGGTCTGCTCTTGCGTTATATTCCTGAGTTGGACTCAGACATGCTGACGCTAGTTTCCTTCCCTGGAGACATTCTCATGAGGATGCTGAAGATGCTCATCCTCCCCCTCGTCATCTCCAGTCTCATcacag GTCTGGCAGGTCTAGATGCTCGCTCCAGTGGGAGGATGGGTACCAGGGCCATGGTGTACTATATGTCCACCACCGTCATCGCGGCTGTGCTGGGTGTCATCCTTGTGCTCGGGATTCATCCAGGAAACCCCAAACTCAGGACCAATCAGACCAGCACTGGACCCTCTAACCAGGAGGTCAGCAGCATGGACGCTTTCCTGGACCTGATCCGTAACCTGTTCCCTGAGAACCTGGTCCAGGCCTGCTTTCAGCAG GTTCAGACGGTGGTGAAGAAGGTCCCGGTGCCTGTCAGCAACCAGAGCGAACCTGTTTCTGTCAACAGGAAGAAGCTGGAGTTTAAGTGGGGGATGAACGTTCTGG GTTTGATCGGCTTCTTCATCACGTTCGGGGTCTGCATGGGCAAAATGGGCGAGAAGGGAAAGATCATGTCTGAGTTCTTCAACATCCTCAACGAGATCATCATGAAGATGGTGTCCATGATTATGTG GTACTCTCCGTTCGGTATCGCCTCTCTGATCTGTGGAAAGATAGCCGCCATCGGTGACCTGGAGGCCGTGGCCCAGCAGCTCGGCATGTACATGGTGACGGTGATTGTTGGTCTCATTATCCACGGTGGGATCATCCTGCCCGTCATATTCTTTTCCGTGACACGGAAAAACCCCTTCACCTTTTATTCCGGGATCTTCCAGGCCTGGATCACGGCACTCGGCACAGCCAGCAG CGCCGGCACGTTGCCCGTCACCTTCCGCTGTCTGGAGGAGAATCTGAAGATCGACAAGCGGGTCACGCGGTTTGTGTTGCCCATCGGCGCCACCATCAACATGGACGGCACGGCGCTTTACGAGGCAGTGGCTGCTATTTTCATCGCCCAGATGAACGGCATCGAGCTGGACGGAGGACAGATCGTCACCGTGAG TATGACGGCCACTCTGGCGAGTGTCGGAGCCGCCAGTATTCCCAGTGCTGGTCTGGTCACCATGCTGCTCATCCTCACCGCAGTGGGTCTCCCAACACAGGACATCAGCCTGCTGGTGGCAGTGGACTGgctgct TGACAGACTGCGAACCTCCATCAACGTGGTGGGTGATTCTTTCGGAGCAGGTATCGTGGACTTCCTGTCTCGTGCAGAGCTTTCCCAGATGGACGGAGACATTCCCCTGTCAGACGAGGAGTTTGTCCCTCCTCCCCCGCTCCTTACTGATATCGACCTGATTGACCCTATCTGCCCCCCAGAACTGCCCCCTCGTTTCCCCCGGCCCCCCAAACTCAACCACcaccagcagcaacagcagcagcatcagcCACATCAGCAGCATCACCACTTCCACCCTGCTGCATCTCTGAGCCACTCTCGCTCTTACTCCACTCGCTCTGCTCGCTCTCTATCCCCTCGCTCCGTCCAGTCTCCCTCACCTCTCTCCGTGTGCTCGCACTCTCCTCGTCCTCACCGCACTCACTCGCCCCGCCTCCTGAACCGCCGCTCTGACCACGCCTACTGCGCTCTGCCAACACACGATCCCCAG GCATCGACGCTGCCACGAGACCACCGGGAGAGAcggcgagagcgagagagaggcaGCGAGAAGCTGCGTAGAAGAGAGAGAGGccgagagagcgagacagaggaagacgaagagagagaaaggatgaTGGATGAGGGCAGTGAGGGAGAAGAAAGTGATGACACCGCCTACGACCGGAGTCACGCCATCGCACCCTGTGAGCTGCCCTGA
- the LOC132860630 gene encoding potassium voltage-gated channel subfamily A member 2-like, with translation MDRPGGGGGGGGGDSEGMENERNKKSKEQHNKAEKGEKGEKEHEGGKKEKSKRESRRSGGWALSERLAINVSGMRYETQLRTLAQFPDSLLGDPQRRLRYFDPLRNELFLDRNRFCFDAILYFYQSGGRLRRPANVPLDIFMDELRFYELGEEVMTRFKEDEGFPKEEPRPLPSNEIQRKLWMLFEHPESSGGARIIAIISVMVIVVSIVIFCLETLPDFRLEKEMREQMLFNTHHPGMNSTVGMGHFSPFQDPFFIMETMCIFWFSFELLMRFACSPSKTHFFKDMMNIIDFFAIIPYFVTLGTELARSKGGTPAMSLAIIRVIRLVRVFRIFKLSRHSKGLQILGQTLKASLRELALLIFFLFIGVVIFSSAVYFAEVDEPKTYFTSIPEAFWWAVVSMTTVGYGDMYPTTVGGKLVGSMCAIAGVLTISLPVPVIVSNFSYFYHREMECEDNHEYTHVNTSVWEKEKEDSEDEDGDRDEEPDYAPLEGGVSCRGICAPLNGTLLAGLCAGEQRTGNVYRGEPLVTQV, from the exons ATGGACAGgcctggaggaggaggaggaggaggaggaggagacagTGAAGGGATGGAGAACGAGAGAAACAAGAAAAGCAAAGAGCAACATAACAAGGCTGAGAAGGGTGAGAAGGGTGAAAAGGAACAtgaaggaggaaagaaggagaagagtaagagagagagtcggCGGTCAGGGGGCTGGGCGCTGAGCGAGCGTCTGGCCATCAACGTCTCAGGGATGAGGTACGAGACTCAGCTGCGCACGTTGGCGCAGTTTCCCGACTCGTTGCTCGGCGACCCGCAGCGTCGACTGCGCTATTTCGACCCGCTCCGCAACGAGCTCTTCCTGGACCGCAACCGCTTCTGTTTTGACGCCATCCTGTACTTCTACCAGTCCGGAGGACGCCTGCGCCGACCGGCCAACGTGCCTCTGGACATCTTTATGGACGAGCTGCGCTTCTATGAGCTCGGAGAAGAGGTCATGACCCGCTTCAAGGAAGATGAGGGCTTCCCCAAAGAGGAGCCCAGGCCGCTGCCGAGCAACGAGATCCAGAGAAAGCTGTGGATGCTGTTCGAGCACCCAGAATCGTCAGGAGGCGCTCGCATCATCGCCATCATCAGCGTCATGGTCATCGTGGTGTCCATCGTCATCTTCTGTCTCGAGACGCTGCCTGACTTTAGGCttgagaaagaaatgagagag cAAATGTTGTTCAACACACACCACCCAGGAATGAACAGCACAGTGGGGATGGGTCACTTCTCTCCGTTCCAGGATCCCTTTTTCATCATGGAGACGATGTGCATCTTCTGGTTCTCCTTTGAGCTGCTGATGCGCTTTGCCTGCTCGCCAAGCAAAACGCACTTCTTCAAGGACATGATGAACATCATCGACTTCTTCGCCATCATCCCGTATTTTGTCACGCTGGGCACAGAGCTAGCTCGGTCTAAAGGTGGCACGCCCGCCATGTCCCTGGCCATCATCCGTGTCATCCGTCTGGTGCGTGTCTTCCGGATCTTCAAGCTGTCGCGCCACTCTAAAGGCCTGCAGATCCTGGGCCAGACACTGAAGGCCAGCCTGAGGGAGCTGGCACTgctcatcttcttcctcttcattgGCGTGGTGATCTTCTCCAGTGCCGTCTACTTCGCCGAGGTCGATGAACCCAAAACATACTTTACCAGCATCCCTGAGGCTTTCTGGTGGGCCGTCGTATCCATGACGACGGTCGGCTACGGTGACATGTACCCCACGACGGTGGGGGGCAAGTTGGTGGGTTCCATGTGCGCCATTGCCGGCGTCCTGACCATCTCGCTTCCTGTTCCTGTCATCGTGTCCAACTTCAGCTACTTCTACCACCGTGAGATGGAGTGTGAGGACAATCACGAGTACACACACGTCAACACGTCAGTgtgggagaaagagaaggaggacAGCGAGGATGAGGATGGGGACAGAGATGAGGAGCCTGACTACGCACCCCTGGAAGGAGGTGTGAGCTGCAGAGGGATTTGTGCTCCACTGAACGGGACTCTACTCGCTGGACTGTGTGCTGGGGAACAGAGAACGGGCAACGTGTACCGAGGAGAACCGCTTGTCACCCAGGTGTGA